The DNA region CGGCAAGACCGTCGCCACCGCGGCTCTGGCGTGCCACGCGAGGCTGGTCGGTATCGACGTCGCGGTGTGTAAACCGGTGCAGACGGGTACCCGGGACGGCGACGATGACCTCGCCGAGGTCTCCCGGTTGTCGAGAGTCGGCGAATTGCATTCTCTGGCAAGGTTTCCCGAGCCGTTGGCGCCTCTGGCCGCCGCTCAGCGGGTGGGGGGCGAACTGCCGGGCCGGGCGGCGCTGGTGGACATGGTCACCGCGGTGGACCGCCCGGGTCGGCTGACGCTCGTCGAGGGCGCCGGGGGCCTACTGGTCGAGATAGGCGCGGACGGGCTGACGCTGCGCGACCTTGCGGGCGATCTCGAGGCCCCCGTATTGACCGTCGTCGCGCCGGGGCTCGGCACGCTCAACCACACCGCCCTGACCCTGGAGGCCCTGGCCACCCGCAGGATCGACAGCGCGGGTCTGGTCATCGGAGCGTGGCCGGCCCAGCCAGGTGTGGCCGAGTCGGAGAATCGGGTGGCACTGTCCCGGCTGGCCCAGCTGCGGGCGGTACTGCCGGCCGGCGCCGGGTTGCTGACGGCCGAGGCGTTCGAATCGATCAGCGCGGCAGCCTTCGACCGGTCGTGGGTCGAGAGCCTGGTCGGCTGATGGTCCACTCCGTCGAGCTGCTGTTGGACAGCGAGACCGAATCGGCGGTCCAACAGATCTGGGCCGACCTGATGGCCGTCGGCATTCGCAGCCAGGCGGCGCACCGGTCGCCCAGCAACCGCCCGCACATCACGCTCACCGTCGCCGAACGGATGGACGACACCGTCGACGCCGCGCTGCTCCCGGTGCTGGCGCGGCTGCCGCTGGACTGTCGGATCGGGGCGCTGATGCTGTTCGGCAGCCGCGCGATCACCCTGGTGCGCCTGGTGGTGCCGTCGGTGCAGCTGCTGGCACTGCACGCCGAGGTGCACCGGATCTGCCTGGCGCAGACCCCCGACGGTCCGCTGGTGCACGCAGAACCGGGGGCGTGGACCCCGCATGTCACGCTGGCCCGACGGCTGAGCCCCGACGTGCTGCCCCAGGCATTGGCACTGCCGCAGGTGAGCCATGAGATCCCCGGCCGCATCACAGGTTTGCGGCACTGGGATGGCAACGCCAAGGTCGTGCACCCGATCGGTTGACGCGCTTCAGACCTGCGCGCGGCTCTGTGCCGCGATCCCGTCGACCAGCAGTTCGAGCCCG from Mycobacterium sp. DL includes:
- the bioD gene encoding dethiobiotin synthase, with the protein product MSVLVVTGTDTGVGKTVATAALACHARLVGIDVAVCKPVQTGTRDGDDDLAEVSRLSRVGELHSLARFPEPLAPLAAAQRVGGELPGRAALVDMVTAVDRPGRLTLVEGAGGLLVEIGADGLTLRDLAGDLEAPVLTVVAPGLGTLNHTALTLEALATRRIDSAGLVIGAWPAQPGVAESENRVALSRLAQLRAVLPAGAGLLTAEAFESISAAAFDRSWVESLVG
- a CDS encoding 2'-5' RNA ligase family protein gives rise to the protein MVHSVELLLDSETESAVQQIWADLMAVGIRSQAAHRSPSNRPHITLTVAERMDDTVDAALLPVLARLPLDCRIGALMLFGSRAITLVRLVVPSVQLLALHAEVHRICLAQTPDGPLVHAEPGAWTPHVTLARRLSPDVLPQALALPQVSHEIPGRITGLRHWDGNAKVVHPIG